A genomic segment from Paenibacillus sp. FSL K6-1096 encodes:
- a CDS encoding patatin-like phospholipase family protein, which translates to MGRTGLALGGGAVRGLAHLGVLKAFERHGIRIDRIAGTSMGGAIGGLYAAGISAGDIEQLLLRTPKYRLLDIGIRHRGLFAGNTVHHTINELLQSRGKHDLRIEQFPVEFRAIAVDLIRGKQVVLDEGELGVALRATTAFPGVFAPLMAGDQMLVDGGVLNNLPVEEVLGGDIDYVIAVDVAREHENKPPRNMFEVVYRSYSLMTAERKHASLKLADYVIRPDVGSYAAFDFTKTQECIRAGEEAAEQSMEELKHQIQIRIASKS; encoded by the coding sequence ATGGGGAGAACAGGACTTGCATTGGGCGGCGGAGCCGTCAGGGGGCTGGCGCATCTGGGCGTATTGAAGGCTTTTGAGAGACATGGTATCCGGATAGACCGGATTGCCGGCACAAGCATGGGCGGGGCCATTGGGGGCCTATATGCAGCAGGCATCTCTGCCGGGGATATTGAACAGCTGCTGCTAAGAACACCGAAATACCGTTTGCTGGATATAGGAATCCGGCACAGGGGCTTGTTTGCCGGCAATACGGTCCATCATACAATCAACGAATTGCTGCAGAGCCGCGGTAAGCATGACCTGCGAATCGAACAATTTCCGGTGGAATTCAGAGCGATTGCCGTAGATCTGATTCGGGGCAAGCAGGTGGTGCTGGATGAAGGTGAGCTGGGCGTTGCACTCCGTGCTACCACCGCATTTCCAGGTGTTTTTGCACCGCTGATGGCTGGGGATCAAATGCTTGTGGACGGCGGGGTATTGAACAACCTGCCGGTGGAGGAGGTGCTGGGCGGGGATATCGATTATGTGATTGCTGTGGACGTGGCGAGAGAGCATGAGAATAAGCCGCCGCGCAATATGTTCGAAGTGGTCTACCGCTCGTATAGTCTAATGACGGCCGAGCGTAAACATGCAAGCCTGAAGCTGGCGGATTATGTGATCCGGCCTGACGTTGGCTCCTATGCAGCCTTTGACTTTACCAAGACACAGGAATGTATCCGAGCGGGAGAGGAGGCTGCCGAACAGAGCATGGAGGAGCTCAAGCATCAAATTCAAATTCGTATAGCAAGTAAATCATGA
- a CDS encoding Lrp/AsnC family transcriptional regulator, with amino-acid sequence MPLTKRRLQLLGQLVELYQRTSLPIHYETLARSLGVSKWTAYDMLKEIEKLGFVTRSYEVNSKDTGRSQVVFAPTVKASDLFKQNLSDSLNPADWEQTVAHIRNLLQSVKNGNVNDLIQRMMNEIPSKSSSIEFCGYILGLLLVYVKKLGGRTEMLIRLVVSKTPKRENGMLMFVGTVLGTVIQAINDELGDEFTELVSEFLRIMDQLSSQDQQRLLDLLHEALA; translated from the coding sequence ATGCCACTTACAAAACGACGGCTGCAATTATTGGGGCAGCTGGTTGAACTGTATCAGCGCACCAGCCTGCCGATTCATTATGAGACGTTGGCCCGTTCACTCGGAGTCAGTAAATGGACGGCTTATGATATGCTGAAGGAAATCGAAAAGCTCGGGTTTGTAACCCGCAGCTATGAAGTGAACTCCAAGGACACCGGACGTTCTCAGGTAGTGTTTGCTCCAACCGTCAAGGCGTCCGACCTGTTCAAACAAAATTTGAGCGATTCCTTAAATCCGGCGGACTGGGAGCAGACGGTGGCCCATATCCGCAATCTGCTCCAAAGCGTAAAGAATGGCAATGTTAACGACCTGATTCAAAGAATGATGAACGAAATTCCTTCCAAGTCATCCAGCATTGAATTCTGCGGCTATATTCTCGGACTGCTGCTGGTCTATGTGAAGAAGCTGGGCGGTAGAACTGAAATGCTGATCCGTCTTGTGGTCTCCAAAACACCGAAGAGAGAGAACGGAATGCTGATGTTTGTCGGAACGGTTCTCGGGACGGTTATTCAAGCCATCAATGACGAGCTTGGGGACGAATTCACAGAGCTGGTATCCGAATTTCTCCGCATCATGGATCAGCTGTCGAGTCAAGACCAACAACGCTTGTTGGATCTGCTGCACGAAGCTTTAGCTTGA